Proteins co-encoded in one Nicotiana sylvestris chromosome 7, ASM39365v2, whole genome shotgun sequence genomic window:
- the LOC138873220 gene encoding secreted RxLR effector protein 161-like, whose amino-acid sequence MTGSKNQFLSLEDLKGGNVSFGNGKKYENIRVVKEGTSKEIDTPIATSTELDIDEPGSSVDQKLYRRMIGSLLYLTASRPEIVFSIGLCARFQENPKKSHLTTVKRILRYLKGTTDLCLWYPKGSNFNLVGYANANYACFLVYRKRTLGMTHFLGSCLVSWATKKQNLVALSTIEAEYVVAASYCARLLWIKQQLMDFGIEVGCIPIICNNTSAISMTKNPVHHKRTKQ is encoded by the exons atgactggaagtaagaaccagttcctttcacttgaggacctaaaaggaggtaatgtctcctttggaaatggaaaGAAATATGAGAACATTAGGGTTgtaaag GAAGGAACATCAaaagaaattgacactcctattgcaacatccacggaattggatatagatgaacctggttcatctgttgatcagaagttgtataggagaatgattggttctcttttgtatcttactgctagcagacctgaaATTGTTTTCAGTATAGGTCTTTGTGCTCGATTTCAGGAAAATCCAAAGAAGTCTCACTTGACTACtgtcaagagaatattgagatacttgaaaggcaccactgacctttgcctttggtatccaaaaggtagtaattttaacctagtgggatatgcTAATGCTAATTATGCATGTTTCCTTGTGTATAGGAAGAGAACCTTAGGTATGacacacttccttggttcatgtcttgtgtcatgggctactaaaaagcagaacttagtggccttatccactattgaggctgaatatgttgttgctgcctcttATTGTGCTCGACTGCtgtggatcaaacaacagctaatggattttggtattgaagttggttgcatccctatcATTTGtaataacactagtgctataagtatgaccaagaacccagttcatcataagaggactaagcaatAG